The DNA sequence CGCGCATCGGCTCCGCGCCCCACGCGCAGGTCAGGAACTGGAAGTTGAACGCCTGGTGCAGTTCGTCCGGGCGGACGTACAGGGCCAGCCGCTCGGACGTCGGCGCCCACGCCTCCGCCACGCCGATCCGGTTCCCCGGGTAGGAGTCCAGCAGCCGGCGCCAGGAACGGTGGATCTCGTGGACGCCGTCCTGGTCGAAGAACGGCAGCACCTGGGCGCCGATGAGTTTGGCCTGTTCTTTTCGCCCGATGTCGGGCAGGCCGGGGGCCTTGACCATGCCGTGCGCCACGTCGATGCGGAAGCCGTCCACGCCGAGGTCCAGCCAGAAGCGGAGCACGGACTCGAACTCCGTGCGCACTTCGGGGTCGTCCCAGTTGAGGTCCGGCTGTTCGGGGGCGAACAGGTGGAGGTACCACTCGCCGGGGGTGCCGTCGGGGTTCTCGGTGCGCGTCCAGGCCGGGCCGCCGAAGACCGACTCCCAGTCGTTCGGCGGCAGCTCGCCGGCCGTGCCGCGTCCCGGACGGAAGTGGTAGCGCGCCCGTGCCCGGCCGCCCGGGCCGGCCGCCAGCGCCTCCCGGAACCAGGCGTGCCGGTCCGAGGTGTGGTTGGGCACGATGTCCACGATGACGCGCAGGCCGAGGCGGTGCGCTTCGCGGACGAGGTCGTCCGCGTCCTGGAGGTCACCGAACAGCGGGTCGACCGCCCGGTAGTCCGCCACGTCGTACCCGCCGTCCGCCTGCGGCGACGCGTAGAACGGCGTCAGCCACACCGCGTCCACGCCCAGCTCCGCCAGGTACGGCAGGCGTTCGCGGATGCCGCGGAGGTCGCCGATGCCGTCGCCGTCGCTGTCGGCGAAGGAGCGGACGTAGATCTGGTAGATGACGGCTCGGCGCCACCACTCGTCCGTGCCGGACGGGGTGGTGGATGTGGTGGGGGTGGGCGCGAGGTTGTGGGTCATGCGGGTCCTATCGGGTGAGGGTTGGGGAGGGTGGTGGTGGGGCGCCTGCGGCGGTCTGGTGCCCCGGTCCCGCCCTTTCACCGTTTCCGCGGGAGGGCCCGCACCCCTGAAGCGCGCTGCGCGCGCTGTCCTCAAACGCCGGACGGGCTGACTTTCAGCCCGTCCGGCGTTTGAGGACGAGCGGCGAAGCCGCGAAAAGGGGGTCTGGGGCGCAGCCCCAGGAAGCGGCGAAGTGGGGGTCCCCCCTCTGGGGGAGGGACCGGGGCACAACCCCGCCCGGAGGGCTACCCCTTCGTGCCGCCGGCCGTCAGCCCGGCGACGAGGTGCCGCTGGGCGAAGAAGAACGCCAGCCCCGCCGGCACGGTGATGAGCACGGCCGCCGCCGTCATC is a window from the Streptomyces mobaraensis genome containing:
- a CDS encoding glycoside hydrolase family 13 protein; protein product: MTHNLAPTPTTSTTPSGTDEWWRRAVIYQIYVRSFADSDGDGIGDLRGIRERLPYLAELGVDAVWLTPFYASPQADGGYDVADYRAVDPLFGDLQDADDLVREAHRLGLRVIVDIVPNHTSDRHAWFREALAAGPGGRARARYHFRPGRGTAGELPPNDWESVFGGPAWTRTENPDGTPGEWYLHLFAPEQPDLNWDDPEVRTEFESVLRFWLDLGVDGFRIDVAHGMVKAPGLPDIGRKEQAKLIGAQVLPFFDQDGVHEIHRSWRRLLDSYPGNRIGVAEAWAPTSERLALYVRPDELHQAFNFQFLTCAWGAEPMREVIDASLAATHSVGAPTTWVLSNHDVVRHTTRYGGGERGARRARAAALLMLALPGSAYVYQGEELGLPEVVDLPDEVRQDPAFFRGDGQDGTRDGCRVPLPWSGEEAPYGFGPGSGPEGSWLPQPAEWRTLSVAAQSGDPRSTLELYRSALALRRALPGLGAGEMTWLSAPEGVLAFARPGFVCTLNTLPEEVELTVPGRPVLATAALEFHGGAARLPAESCVWWEV